A single genomic interval of Pyrobaculum arsenaticum DSM 13514 harbors:
- a CDS encoding L-threonylcarbamoyladenylate synthase, with the protein MLLLRTDPTRPDPSVIRTAAGVLRNGGIVAAPTETVYGLFAHAYREDGCAKVFKAKGRPMDNPLIVHVDTVEMAMAVADIPNDVAEVLRRVWPGPITVVVPSRGVVARCVTAGLPTVAVRAPAHPIPLSIIKELGAPIAGPSANKAGRPSPTTAGHVVEDLDGEVDVVIDGGPTFFGVESTIIDVTKRPPVVLRPGPFTVEELEKLFGPVSVPPVARGLAEADVALAPGMKYRHYAPDTVLVIVHFDLAEAVQTLRARGLKVAVLCATGKCAEANYVIQMGDDLYEVARNLYKSLRDLDKLGVDIGVVPAIEERGVGLAIMNRLRKASGHREALNKEQLLAML; encoded by the coding sequence GTGCTCCTGTTGCGCACCGACCCAACTCGCCCTGACCCTTCTGTAATTAGGACTGCGGCTGGGGTGTTGAGAAATGGCGGCATAGTGGCGGCTCCGACGGAGACAGTCTACGGCCTCTTCGCCCATGCCTATAGAGAAGATGGCTGTGCAAAGGTGTTTAAGGCCAAGGGGAGGCCCATGGACAATCCGCTAATTGTCCACGTTGACACCGTGGAGATGGCTATGGCTGTGGCAGATATACCTAACGACGTGGCAGAGGTGTTGAGGCGCGTCTGGCCTGGCCCCATCACTGTGGTGGTGCCTTCGCGCGGCGTTGTGGCGAGGTGCGTCACTGCGGGGCTCCCTACGGTGGCGGTGAGGGCGCCGGCGCACCCAATCCCGCTTTCTATTATCAAGGAGCTGGGCGCACCTATCGCGGGGCCGAGCGCCAACAAGGCGGGCCGCCCCAGCCCCACCACGGCCGGGCATGTAGTGGAGGACCTAGACGGCGAGGTTGACGTAGTGATTGACGGAGGCCCCACCTTCTTCGGCGTTGAGTCAACTATTATAGATGTGACTAAAAGGCCTCCTGTCGTCTTAAGGCCGGGCCCCTTCACAGTGGAGGAGCTGGAAAAGCTCTTTGGCCCCGTCTCTGTGCCTCCTGTTGCGCGGGGCCTCGCGGAGGCGGACGTGGCGTTGGCACCCGGCATGAAGTATCGCCACTATGCTCCAGACACAGTGCTTGTCATAGTGCACTTCGACTTGGCCGAGGCTGTGCAAACGCTAAGGGCCAGGGGGCTCAAAGTGGCAGTTCTCTGCGCAACTGGGAAGTGTGCCGAGGCGAATTACGTCATACAAATGGGCGACGACCTCTACGAAGTGGCTAGAAACCTCTACAAGTCGCTCAGAGACTTGGATAAACTCGGGGTAGACATCGGGGTGGTCCCCGCGATTGAGGAGAGGGGTGTGGGGCTGGCAATTATGAACAGGCTTAGAAAGGCATCGGGGCACAGGGAGGCACTTAATAAGGAGCAGTTGTTAGCCATGTTATGA
- a CDS encoding class I SAM-dependent methyltransferase, which translates to MSWMEAFFDDVYLEFMQYYRGEEASRAEAVFVAKALGVRPGVRVLDVACGHGRHMAYMPRDTVVGVDINLAYLKIAKKHGDVVQADVRSLPFRRGAFHGAYIMHSTFGMFGDEVDMEILTWLSGVVKQGGRLVVDVANKDKVESVYASLGDVWNFWISAGPFRVLSTAHYNPVASRIRETRLIYKGGRFLGERVLELRLYGLGEMRLMLSSVGFVIENVYGDFDGQAYSKSSDRLIVVAVKTGGVPRSLKQAMDWADL; encoded by the coding sequence ATGAGCTGGATGGAGGCGTTTTTCGACGACGTGTATCTCGAGTTTATGCAGTACTATAGGGGGGAGGAGGCGTCTAGGGCGGAGGCTGTTTTTGTGGCGAAGGCGTTGGGCGTTAGGCCTGGGGTAAGGGTGCTGGACGTTGCTTGCGGCCATGGGCGACATATGGCGTATATGCCTAGGGATACTGTAGTGGGCGTAGACATAAACCTGGCCTACTTAAAAATAGCGAAGAAACACGGCGATGTTGTGCAGGCTGATGTGAGAAGTTTGCCTTTTAGAAGGGGTGCTTTCCACGGGGCCTACATAATGCACTCAACTTTTGGCATGTTCGGTGACGAGGTGGATATGGAGATCTTGACGTGGTTGTCGGGCGTGGTGAAGCAGGGAGGGCGCTTGGTGGTAGATGTGGCAAATAAAGACAAGGTCGAGAGCGTATACGCCTCGCTTGGAGATGTGTGGAATTTTTGGATCTCTGCGGGTCCTTTTAGGGTCTTGAGCACTGCTCATTACAACCCAGTAGCCTCGAGGATTAGGGAGACGAGGCTTATATACAAGGGCGGGAGGTTTCTGGGGGAGCGGGTTCTTGAGCTTAGGCTATACGGACTTGGGGAGATGAGGCTTATGTTAAGCAGTGTTGGGTTCGTCATAGAAAATGTCTACGGCGATTTTGACGGACAGGCGTACTCCAAGAGCTCGGACCGCCTTATCGTGGTGGCGGTGAAGACGGGAGGCGTACCTAGAAGCTTGAAGCAGGCAATGGACTGGGCTGATCTATGA
- a CDS encoding ribose-phosphate diphosphokinase, producing the protein MQILSFQNAFDLAIEFEGLGALAQMEERVFPDGELLVRLPPSERDVVVVARLYPGVNENLFKLFLALDALNDLGAGRIVLVLPYLPYARQDRRFRPGEPISSKTVLRILSLFNVSAVVAVDVHKQYVADYAPRVLFRNVYPAEEYARVFKDVDVVVSPDFGSIHRAGAVAKVLGVSYTYFEKYRDRETGGITLTPRDADLRNAHVLLVDDILSTGGTLVEACKAARNLGATAVYAAVTHCQLLKDAREKVKTCLDRLVCTDTILNEFAEVKVGPLLRKEVEKLL; encoded by the coding sequence ATGCAGATTTTATCATTTCAAAACGCCTTTGACTTGGCGATAGAGTTTGAGGGATTAGGCGCACTAGCGCAGATGGAGGAGAGAGTTTTCCCAGATGGTGAGCTGCTGGTGAGGCTACCCCCCTCGGAAAGGGACGTGGTCGTCGTGGCGAGGCTCTACCCCGGGGTGAATGAGAATTTGTTTAAACTCTTCCTTGCCCTCGACGCTCTCAACGACCTGGGCGCTGGTCGGATTGTATTGGTGTTGCCGTATCTGCCATATGCGAGACAAGACCGGAGATTCCGCCCAGGCGAGCCGATAAGCTCAAAGACTGTGCTTAGGATTCTCTCTCTTTTCAACGTCTCTGCCGTCGTGGCGGTGGACGTACACAAACAGTACGTAGCTGACTACGCGCCCCGCGTACTTTTTAGAAATGTGTATCCCGCAGAGGAGTATGCCCGCGTGTTTAAAGATGTGGACGTAGTGGTGAGTCCCGACTTCGGCTCTATCCATAGGGCTGGAGCCGTGGCCAAGGTCCTGGGCGTGTCTTACACATATTTCGAGAAGTATAGAGATCGGGAAACCGGCGGCATAACCCTCACGCCACGGGATGCCGATTTGAGAAATGCTCACGTATTGCTTGTAGACGACATCCTCTCCACTGGAGGAACCCTTGTGGAGGCTTGCAAAGCGGCTAGGAACCTCGGCGCAACCGCCGTCTACGCAGCGGTAACCCACTGCCAATTGTTAAAAGACGCAAGGGAAAAGGTTAAGACATGCCTAGATAGGCTTGTGTGTACAGACACTATCCTTAACGAATTTGCCGAGGTGAAGGTAGGGCCACTTTTGAGAAAGGAGGTTGAGAAGCTATTATAG
- a CDS encoding histone deacetylase family protein: MYVYYSEIFKKHTPPFRHPEAPDRLDYVIKGVVEAGGVVKEPKMREDAWRLIYSAHDKSYVEYVKRLCGAGQAEIDGDTYVSAGTCDAAALAVSAVMEALDKRETALVAARPPGHHAGFAGRALTAPTQGFCIFNTAAIGALYGGDGIAVVDIDVHHGNGTQEMLYERDLLYISTHQHPATLYPGTGYPDEVGTGRGEGFNANLPLPPGTGDDLYIKAIDEVVLPLLRQYDPRAVIVSLGWDAHKDDPLADLALSLKGYLYALSAILSLQKPTIFLLEGGYNREVLQRGTKALVRLVAAGDFRPEETQTDSPPHVARRYEEIMQEVRRHLGRYWRL, encoded by the coding sequence ATGTACGTGTACTACTCGGAGATTTTTAAGAAGCACACCCCTCCCTTTAGACACCCTGAGGCGCCAGATAGGCTTGACTACGTCATAAAGGGCGTAGTGGAGGCGGGAGGCGTTGTAAAGGAGCCTAAAATGCGGGAGGACGCGTGGAGGCTTATATACTCGGCTCATGATAAGAGCTACGTAGAGTACGTCAAAAGGCTCTGCGGCGCTGGCCAAGCAGAAATTGATGGCGATACATACGTCTCTGCGGGTACTTGCGACGCAGCCGCGCTCGCCGTCTCTGCCGTAATGGAGGCCCTCGACAAGAGGGAGACAGCCCTCGTCGCGGCGAGGCCGCCCGGGCACCACGCCGGCTTCGCCGGGAGGGCCCTCACGGCGCCTACCCAAGGCTTCTGTATATTCAACACGGCGGCCATTGGGGCCTTGTACGGGGGAGATGGCATCGCTGTGGTTGACATAGACGTGCACCACGGGAATGGAACGCAAGAAATGCTCTACGAAAGAGATCTCTTGTACATATCAACTCATCAACACCCGGCTACGCTGTACCCCGGCACTGGGTACCCAGACGAGGTGGGGACAGGCAGAGGCGAGGGGTTTAATGCCAACCTCCCCCTGCCGCCGGGGACAGGAGACGACCTGTACATCAAGGCTATTGATGAAGTGGTCTTGCCGTTGCTGAGGCAGTACGACCCAAGGGCGGTAATAGTCTCGCTTGGGTGGGACGCCCACAAGGACGACCCCCTAGCCGACCTCGCCTTGTCCCTAAAGGGCTACCTCTACGCGTTGAGCGCGATCCTCAGCTTGCAGAAGCCAACTATATTTCTCCTGGAGGGGGGCTACAACAGAGAGGTGTTGCAGAGGGGGACAAAGGCGCTGGTGCGCCTAGTAGCGGCGGGGGACTTCAGGCCCGAGGAAACCCAAACAGATTCGCCTCCCCACGTGGCGAGGCGATACGAGGAGATAATGCAAGAGGTAAGACGCCACCTAGGCCGGTACTGGCGCCTATAA